From Roseateles sp. SL47:
GGCATGGCCGCACCCAGACCGATGCCCGACAGCAGCCGCAGCAAGGCCATCGAGGCCGGGCTGGTGGTGTAGGCCGTGAGGATGGTGAAGATGCCGAACAGGAAGACCGAGGCGATCAGCACCTTCCTGCGGCCAAAGCGGTCGGCGGACGGGCCGGCGACCAGCGCGCCGATCACCAGCCCGATAGGCGCTGCGCTCATCACCAGGCCAAAGGCCGGGCGCGAAATGCCCCACTCTTGAATGATGGCCGGCGCCAGGAAGCCCATGATGGCCACGTCCACGCCGTCAGCGGTGACCACCAGGAAGCACAAGGCCACCAGCAGCCACTGGAATGTGGAAATCGGCCGTTCATCAATGAAGGCCTTCACGTCGATATCTCGGTTGCTCTGCACCGTTGTCTCCTGCTCTTTATGCGCTGGAGTCTAGAAATCGACAGGGCTCACCGTCAGATGCTGGGGAGCGCCGCGTGATAACTGTTTGTTATCGGGATGATGCGGAGAGACAGGGGGCTGTGCGGCGCAATCGATGGGAACCGTCAAGCCAAGATGAAAAAGCGGCTCATGCCGGCTTCGTTGCGGGTCTGTTTCTGACATCGCGCAAGAAGAGCATGGCCGCTGATCCCGGGGCAGGTGCCTGGGGTGATAGCCGCAGGTTTACACAAACATCCCGCCGCTGGCTTCAATGCGCTGCGCGGTGATCCAGTGGCTGTCCTCCGATAGCAGCGAGGCCACCACCGGCCCGATGTCGTCCGGCAGGCCGGCACGCCCCAGCGCGGTCACGCTGGCCACAAAGCGGTTGAGTTCCGCATTGCTGCGCAAGGCGCCGCCGTTGAAGTCGGTCTCGATGGCGCCCGGGGCCAGCGTATTGACGCGGATGCCCCGGCTGCCCAGTTCCTTCGCCAGATAACGGGACAGCACCTCCAGGCCGCCCTTCATCGTGGCGTAGGCGCCGTATCCCGGCACGGCGAAGCGGGTCAGGCCGGACGAGATGTTGAGGATGCTGCCGCCGTCCTGAATCATCGGCGCCAGGGCCTGGGTCAGGAAGAACGGACCCTTGAGGTGGACGTTCAGCAACGCGTCGAACTGGGCTTCGGTGGTCTGCGCCAGTGGCAGGTGAAGGCCGGTACCGCCGTTGTTGACCAGGTGGTCGATGCGCGCCCGCTGCCAGTGCCGGGCCAGCAGCGCCTGCAGTGACGCGACAAAGGCCGGGAAGGTGGCGGTCTGGCTCACGTCCAGCTGCAGGGCTGCGGCACGGCCGCCCTGGGCTTCGATCTGCTGCACAACGGCCAGGGCCTCGTCCTGGCTGCTGCGATAGGTGAGGATGACATCCATCTGTTTTTGCACCAGATGCAGGGCGGCATTGCGGCCCAGGCCACGGCTGCCGCCGGTGATCAGGGCGATGGGAGCGGAAGAAGGCGCGGGGGTCATGGTGGTCTCCTGAGAAGTCCTGCGGACAGGCGGTAAAGGAATGCCATGAACTGTATTGATCCGCTTCAGTCGGATAAACGTGTTAAAAATGATTTGACTGTTCATCCATAATGAACAAATGAATGCCATCCCTTCCCTGGACACCCTGCAGGTTTTCGTCAAGGTGGCGGAGCTGTCCAGCTTCACCCAGGCGGCGCTCAGCCTGGGGGTGCCCAAGGCCAGCGTGTCCACCGCCGTGCAGCGGCTGGAAGCGGCGCTGGGCACCCGGCTGTTCCACCGGACCACGCGCCGGGTTCAGCTGACGCAGGACGGCCAGGCCTGCCTGGAGCGCTGCCTGGATCTGCTCTCCGAGCTGACCGACATGCAGACCATGTTCCAACCCTCGGCCAGCGGCTTGAACGGCCGGCTGCGGGTGGATATTCCTCTGCGCCTGGCCCGAGACCTGGTCACGCCCGCCCTGCCGGCCTTCTTTCAGGCGCACCCCGGGTTGGAACTGGAGCTGAGCAGCACCGACCGGCGGGTGGATGTGGTGCGGGAGGGCTTCGACTGCGTGTTGCGGGTGGGGCCGTTGAACGATTCCAGCCTGGTGGCCCGGCCGCTGGGCGCGCTGGAGATGGTGAATCTGGCCAGCGTGGGCTACCTCCAGCAGCACGGGGAGCCGAGGACGCTGGATGATCTTGCCCGCCATCAGCTCATCCACTACACCCCGCTGCTGGGGCAGCGCTCGTCCGGGTTTGAATGGCAGGACGGGCAGGGCGTGCAGCACTTCGTGCCGATGGCTG
This genomic window contains:
- a CDS encoding SDR family NAD(P)-dependent oxidoreductase — protein: MTPAPSSAPIALITGGSRGLGRNAALHLVQKQMDVILTYRSSQDEALAVVQQIEAQGGRAAALQLDVSQTATFPAFVASLQALLARHWQRARIDHLVNNGGTGLHLPLAQTTEAQFDALLNVHLKGPFFLTQALAPMIQDGGSILNISSGLTRFAVPGYGAYATMKGGLEVLSRYLAKELGSRGIRVNTLAPGAIETDFNGGALRSNAELNRFVASVTALGRAGLPDDIGPVVASLLSEDSHWITAQRIEASGGMFV
- a CDS encoding LysR family transcriptional regulator; the protein is MNAIPSLDTLQVFVKVAELSSFTQAALSLGVPKASVSTAVQRLEAALGTRLFHRTTRRVQLTQDGQACLERCLDLLSELTDMQTMFQPSASGLNGRLRVDIPLRLARDLVTPALPAFFQAHPGLELELSSTDRRVDVVREGFDCVLRVGPLNDSSLVARPLGALEMVNLASVGYLQQHGEPRTLDDLARHQLIHYTPLLGQRSSGFEWQDGQGVQHFVPMAGGLTVNNSEAYMGACLAGLGIVQVPRRGNDGEVHGGRLREVLPDYRAAPMPVHLLYPHRRQLPRRVQVFMQWLADLMAPRLIPLSSRDAVAN